A section of the Castanea sativa cultivar Marrone di Chiusa Pesio chromosome 12, ASM4071231v1 genome encodes:
- the LOC142619061 gene encoding uncharacterized protein LOC142619061 encodes MIQLLFLVLFAEGVLAFLLLVKIGPLRELVIKSLDQLKTGKGPATVKTIAGTMSVILLSSLMSIVKIQNKGAKLGTMSPMDQVLWRTHLLEASLMGFTLFLGFIIDRMHHYLQKLIGLRSSVGASKEEVERLQKEKTELKEKEEKACKEIKRLQEEIASLSENLKKVKLESEEKDKRVESAESHVAALQKQAADLLLEYDRLLEDNQNLQTQAMGYR; translated from the exons ATGATTCAGTTGTTGTTCTTGGTTTTGTTTGCTGAGGGTGTTTTGGCATTTCTTCTATTGGTCAAGATTGGGCCTTTGAGAGAGCTTGTGATAAAGAGTTTGGATCAGCTGAAGACTGGGAAAGGTCCTGCCACTGTGAAAACTATAGCTGGTACCATGTCTGTGATTCTACTATCAAGCCTTATGAGCATTGTTAAGATCCAGAACAAGGGTGCAAAGCTTGGAACCATGTCACCCATGGATCAGGTTCTATGGAGGACCCATTTGCTTGAGGCTTCACTCATGG GTTTTACCCTATTTCTAGGATTCATAATTGACCGTATGCATCATTATCTCCAAAAGCTTATTGGATTGAGGAGTAGTGTGGGAGCTTCAAAAGAGGAAGTTGAAAGGCTTCAGAAGGAAAAGACGGaactcaaagaaaaagaagagaaagcttGCAAGGAGATAAAGCGGCTGCAAGAAGAAATAGCTTCTCTATCAGAGAATTTGAAGAAGGTGAAGCTAGAATCTGAAGAGAAAGATAAGAGAGTTGAATCTGCTGAAAGCCATGTTGCTGCCCTTCAAAAACAAGCCGCAGACCTACTTCTTGAATACGACCGTCTATTAGAAGACAACCAAAATCTTCAGACTCAGGCTATGGGATATAGATAG